The genomic segment GTCAGCCGCCCTATCCCGGGGATGTTGAACACGCTTTCAGTCACTACCACGCCCGAGATCAGCAGCGCGAACCCCGTGCCGATGATGGTCAGGATCGGCACCGCCGCATTGCGCAGCGCATGGCGGAACAGCACGACATTCTCGCGCACCCCCTTGGCGCGGGCGGTGCGGATATAATCCTCGCCCAACACTTCGAGCATCGACGCCCGCGTCATCCGCGCGATCAGCGCGATATAGATCGTGGCCAGCGTCAGCGACGGCAGGATTGCACGGCTAAAGAACGGTCCGATGCCATCGGTCGGCGATTTATAGCCCTGCACCGGCACCCATTTCAGGTCGATGGCGAAAATCTGGATCAGGATATAGCCGATGACAAAGACCGGCACGGAAAAGCCGAGCACCGAAAATGACATCACAAGGAAATCCACCCAGGACCGGTGCCGCCAGGCGGCAATCACCCCCATCGGCACGGCCAAAGCGACCGAGATCACAATCGTCATCAGCGCGATATTCAACGTCGGCCCCAAACGGTCGCCGATCATCCCCGCAACCGAGGTATTCGACAGCAGCGATGTGCCCAGATCACCGCGCAACAGCTGGCCCATCCATGTGCCGAACTGCACCAGCAGCGGGTCGTTCAACCCCAGACTGTCACGGATACGTTCAAGCTGCGCAGGGGTGGCAGCATCACCGGCAAGGATCGCGGCAGGATCACCGGGCGTCAGCCGCAGCAAGAGAAACACAAAAATCGCAACGATCACCATCACCGGTATCGTGGCCAATATGCGCTTGAGGATATAGAAAAACATGCCGAAGGCTCCTTGCGGTCGTAGGGGTGAGAGGCGCGCATCGCAGCGCGCCTCTCAAGGCAGATCACTCTGCCGCTTTGGTCATGTTCCAGAACACCGGCACCGGCGACGGGATCATGTCTTCGATATTGGACCGACGCGCCTGCGGGATGATGTATTCGCCCATCATCAGATAGTTCACGTTGTCCATCACATGCTCCTGAATACGCGTCGCGATCTCTTTCTTGGTCGCGTCGTCGCTGGCCGAGACATACTCGGTCCGCATGGCTTCGATCTCGGGGTCATCGGGCCAGCCGAACCAGCCATCATCGCCGCGGCCGTTCAACATCACGTTGACCAGCGGGTCAGAGACTTCGGGCACCATCCAGTTGGTGAAGAACAGGTTCCACCCGCCCTCGGCCACCGGCGACTGCTGTGCGCGGCGTTGCACGACCGACTGCCAGTCCATCGACTGCATATCGACCTCGAACCCCGCCTCGCGCAGCGCTTGGGCTGCAACCACAGGCTGGTTGTTCAGGCTGATCACATCGGTCGGGGCCATCAGGACAATCGGCGTCCCGTCATAGCCCGCTTCTTCCAGCAGTTCCTTGGCACGCTCGGTATTCGCGCCACCGGTCAGCAAGTCAGATCCCGCCTCGTCTCCCAAGGGGGTAGAACAGCCAAAGATCGCGCCACAGACTTTGTAGTATTCAGGATCACCCTGCATCGTCGCCAGCATGGATTCCTGATCCAGCGCCGCCATCGCCGCCTGACGCACCAGCTTGTTGTCAAACGGTGCATGCAAGAAGTTCGGACGCCCGATGGTGACATAGCCCAGATCATCGCGTTTCTCGACGACGACATCCTCGTTGCCCGACAGGATCGGCATCAGGTCGATCTGGACCTGCTCAAGATAGTCGATCTCGCCTGCGGACAGCGCATTCAGCGCGGTCAGCGCGTCGGGCATCGTGGTCCAGACAACCTTGTCCACATTCACGACCTTGCCGCCTGCCATCCAGGATGCGGGCTCGTCGCGCGGCACATAGTCGTCGAACTTTTCATAGGTCACCGACACGCCGGGCTCATAGGCGTCCTGATCAAACACAAAGGGGCCGGAGCCGATGTATTCCGTGATCGTCTCATCGGCAGAGGTTTCGGCAACACGCGCCGGCATGATGAACGGCGGCACCGCGGATTGCTTGGAAATCACGTCGATCAGCGGGCCAAAGGGCTTGGTCAGCGTCCAGACAACGGTCTTGTCATCGGTCGCCTCAAGGCTTTCGGTCACGTCAAAGATCAACTGCCCGCCGCTGTCGCGCTTGCCCCAACGGGTCAGAGAGGCAACAACATCGGCACCGGTCACAGGCGCGCCATCGTGGAAAACCAGCCCGTCGCGCAGGGTGAACGTATAGACCAGCCCGTCGTCGGATGTCTCCCAGCTTGCCATCTGCGGCTGCGGGGTGAAATTCTCGTCCACCGCCGTCAGCACGTCATAGATCATATAGGCGTGGTCACGTGTGATGTGCGCCGTGGTGATCACCGGATCCAGCACCCGCAGGCCCGAGTGCATGACCGCCGTGATCGTGGTTTCTTCCTGCGCGAAGCTCGCGGCAGGCACCAGCAGCGCAGCCGTGGTCATCAGCGACGCCGCCAGCCCCCGGCTTTGTTTCAATGTGGGTCGTAAAGTCAGCATATCAATTTCCCATGTTGGTTGTGGTCATTGTTATATTTGGACACCGCCGGTTGATCCGCCGGTATCGGGGCGTGCAGCAGCCGCACGCGCGGCCCCGAAAACGGGACCGTTAGGAGAAAGCCGCAACCCCTCACGCAACCGCGTAAAGGGCAGGTCTGCGGGGTCGAACGGCATGGGGCCGGGGGCACGCGCGACAATAATCTCGCGCGCACTCGGGGTGAAATCGGCCCGAAAATGGGTAGAGCTTTTGACGACGACAATCTTCTGCGTCTCTGGGACGATCCCGACAAAGCGGAACATCTCGCGGTCGGCCATCTGCGCAATCCGCGTTGTGACAGCCACCCGCACGCCACCGATGCGCAAACAGGCCGAGGCCCCAAGATCCAGCATCGTCCCACCGTAATATGGGCCGGTGGCTTTCACTTTGCCCTCCGACAGCATTTCGACAACGGCCTCGACCTCGACGGGGCTATCGTCGGGCAGACCGGGGTGCCCGCCAATGCGGAAGACAGCGCGCGCGCCCTCCCCCAACTCATGGGCTTGGGCGGCGGAATGCGGGTCTACGATCAGCCCGATCGCCGCGTCTTGGGCATCAGCATCAATCAAGGCCCGCAACATCCCCGTCGTGGCAGACACCCCACCCGCACCGGGGTTGTCTTGGGTATCTGCAATCACCACAGGCCCCTGCCCTGCCCCTTTTGCCGCGCGCAACGCATAGGCAACCACCGCGTCGGGGGTAAATGTATCATTGTCGAACTCGGATTCGGCAGCGGCATAGGCATCCGCCACCGCATCTGCTGCGGCATCCGCCGCCGCTTGAGTCTTGGCATAGGCTACCGCCGTGGGGCCACAATCGGCAATATCCGCCGCCGGAAAGCCCATGAACAGCGACGCTGACAGTGCGCCTTGCGCCTCAACCTCTGTCAGGTTTTCATACAATCCCTTGGCCGGCTGCATATCCGTCGTCTGAAACGGGATCGGCACCAGATAGGACATGCGACGGAACGCTTTGGCCGGGCGCGTGCCGGTCCGCATCACATGATCCAGCAACCGCGCCGCTGCGGCACCGGTATCGGCCATATCGATATGCGGATAGGTGCGGAACCCTGCGAGCACATCCACCGTGTTCACAAACTCTTCCGAGATATTGCCATGCAGGTCCAACGCGGCGGCAATCGGCACATCCGGCCCCACCAATGCGCGTACCTGACGGGCGATCTCGCCCTCCCCGTCATGGTGATGCGTCGCCACCATCGCGCCGTGCAAGTCCAGAAACACACCATCCAACGGCCCGGCGGCACGTAGCCCGTCCAGAATCTCGCCCAGAATAGTGTCGAACGCATCCTGCGTCACAGGTGCCGATGGAATAGCCCCCGCCCAAAGAACAGGCACCACATCCCAACCCGAATCCCTCGCGACCTTCAACGCACCGGTCATGCCAAGGTTCACTTCCTGAAAGGCGTCGATCATCGCGGGGCCACCCACCATAGGGACATAACCGCCACCGGCCTTGAAGGCCGCCATATCCGCAGGCTCGGGCGCAAAGGTATTGGTTTCATGAAGAAATCCGGCCATGGCGACGCGCATCGGGGAACCCACCTTTAAATCTTGTATCGCTTCACAAGGTTGAATGTATTGCTTGGCGATACGGCTGTATTGCCATACGATGCTAGGCACTGACCTATCCTCGCGTCAACCCGGAGCGCTCAATGCCTGACCCCAAACGACCACATTCCTCTGTCGCGTCTAATTTTCAGGCAGATGCCGATAGGCTCTTTGTGCGCTCCGCCGCCCGCGCCATCCATGTGCTCAGCGCGTTTCACGAGGCCGACGGCCCGCTCAGCCTGTCAGACATCGCCACGAAGGCAGAGATCGACCGATCTGCTGCGCAACGTCTTGTGCATACGCTCATGACATTGGGACACATCCGGCGCAGCCCCGATGACCGCGGCTACCTGCCCGGATTGCGCTTGCTCGACCACACCCACGACACCCTGCGTCTGGACCCCGTGGTGCAGGTCGCCACCCCCGTTATCCTCGAGATGCGCAAATCCATCGCCGAACGGATCGACTTCAGCCTCTATGATGAAACCCGCGTAATCTATGCCCTGCGCATGCAAAGCAAACGCGAGACCTTCTACGCCACGCTTGTGGGCCATAGCGTCCCCACCTATTGCACCGCAGGCGGCCGCGCGACCCTCTGCGCCCTGCCCCCGGAAGAAGCGCGTGAGATCATCAATCGCTTCCCGCTGCACAGCTATACCTCTTACACCAACGTGGACCCCGACAGCATCATGAACAGTCTCGAACAGGCCCGTAGAGACGGATTTGCGCAAGTCCAGAATGAATTCGTCTTGGGCGAAGTCGCCATTGGTGTGCCCGTCGTCAACCGTCAGGGCCGTCCCTTGGGGGCCATCCACATCGCCGGCTCGCTCTCTGAATGGAGCGCCGAAGACTTCGCCCGCCGCGCCGCCCCCATCGCCCAAGAAGCCGCCCGCGCCATCAGTGGCAGTTTCTAGCCCTTGAATTCGATCCGCGTCACCGGCCCCAACTCTGCCTCCACCGCCGCGACAAGTGGGCGCAGAAGATGTGTCTCTATATAGCGTTGCGCGAATTTGCTCGGGGTGCGCAGCTCAAGCACGCCCCCTTCGAACGCCACATATTCAAGCTGCGAGAACCACGCCTTGAACTGATCCGCGTTCTCCCGCGACAGGGTCACCATCGCACGTTGCCACGTGCCCGGCCCGCCCTGCGCGGGCTCTGATGCCTCGGGTTTCGCGTAATCGGCCAGTTGCACCACCTTGACCGGGGTTTCGCTGCGATACCGCTCTTTC from the Sulfitobacter pontiacus genome contains:
- a CDS encoding ABC transporter permease; translation: MFFYILKRILATIPVMVIVAIFVFLLLRLTPGDPAAILAGDAATPAQLERIRDSLGLNDPLLVQFGTWMGQLLRGDLGTSLLSNTSVAGMIGDRLGPTLNIALMTIVISVALAVPMGVIAAWRHRSWVDFLVMSFSVLGFSVPVFVIGYILIQIFAIDLKWVPVQGYKSPTDGIGPFFSRAILPSLTLATIYIALIARMTRASMLEVLGEDYIRTARAKGVRENVVLFRHALRNAAVPILTIIGTGFALLISGVVVTESVFNIPGIGRLTVDAILARDYPVIQAMILLTAGIYVTVNLLIDISYSFFDPRIRY
- a CDS encoding IclR family transcriptional regulator yields the protein MRSAARAIHVLSAFHEADGPLSLSDIATKAEIDRSAAQRLVHTLMTLGHIRRSPDDRGYLPGLRLLDHTHDTLRLDPVVQVATPVILEMRKSIAERIDFSLYDETRVIYALRMQSKRETFYATLVGHSVPTYCTAGGRATLCALPPEEAREIINRFPLHSYTSYTNVDPDSIMNSLEQARRDGFAQVQNEFVLGEVAIGVPVVNRQGRPLGAIHIAGSLSEWSAEDFARRAAPIAQEAARAISGSF
- a CDS encoding ABC transporter substrate-binding protein, whose translation is MLTLRPTLKQSRGLAASLMTTAALLVPAASFAQEETTITAVMHSGLRVLDPVITTAHITRDHAYMIYDVLTAVDENFTPQPQMASWETSDDGLVYTFTLRDGLVFHDGAPVTGADVVASLTRWGKRDSGGQLIFDVTESLEATDDKTVVWTLTKPFGPLIDVISKQSAVPPFIMPARVAETSADETITEYIGSGPFVFDQDAYEPGVSVTYEKFDDYVPRDEPASWMAGGKVVNVDKVVWTTMPDALTALNALSAGEIDYLEQVQIDLMPILSGNEDVVVEKRDDLGYVTIGRPNFLHAPFDNKLVRQAAMAALDQESMLATMQGDPEYYKVCGAIFGCSTPLGDEAGSDLLTGGANTERAKELLEEAGYDGTPIVLMAPTDVISLNNQPVVAAQALREAGFEVDMQSMDWQSVVQRRAQQSPVAEGGWNLFFTNWMVPEVSDPLVNVMLNGRGDDGWFGWPDDPEIEAMRTEYVSASDDATKKEIATRIQEHVMDNVNYLMMGEYIIPQARRSNIEDMIPSPVPVFWNMTKAAE
- a CDS encoding M81 family metallopeptidase, whose protein sequence is MRVAMAGFLHETNTFAPEPADMAAFKAGGGYVPMVGGPAMIDAFQEVNLGMTGALKVARDSGWDVVPVLWAGAIPSAPVTQDAFDTILGEILDGLRAAGPLDGVFLDLHGAMVATHHHDGEGEIARQVRALVGPDVPIAAALDLHGNISEEFVNTVDVLAGFRTYPHIDMADTGAAAARLLDHVMRTGTRPAKAFRRMSYLVPIPFQTTDMQPAKGLYENLTEVEAQGALSASLFMGFPAADIADCGPTAVAYAKTQAAADAAADAVADAYAAAESEFDNDTFTPDAVVAYALRAAKGAGQGPVVIADTQDNPGAGGVSATTGMLRALIDADAQDAAIGLIVDPHSAAQAHELGEGARAVFRIGGHPGLPDDSPVEVEAVVEMLSEGKVKATGPYYGGTMLDLGASACLRIGGVRVAVTTRIAQMADREMFRFVGIVPETQKIVVVKSSTHFRADFTPSAREIIVARAPGPMPFDPADLPFTRLREGLRLSPNGPVFGAARAAAARPDTGGSTGGVQI